One Saccharopolyspora erythraea NRRL 2338 genomic region harbors:
- a CDS encoding GNAT family N-acetyltransferase → MSTFLPPEHELPGHATKAVLRPGVPVDAEVCGRVCYQAFATLADRHGFPADFPSPEVAVAAVAALLAHPGIYSVVAELDGRVVGSNFLDERSAVAGVGPVTVAQNVQDAGVGRALMVDVMRRAEQRGFPGVRLLQAAYHNRSLSLYAKLGFQIRETVLNMQGEPPGGAPLGHFVRRATTEDLRECNRVCRAVHGHDRAGELRDAVAHGAARVVEHDGRITGYTTNVGFFGHSVAMTNEGLEALIATADEFSGPGLLVPGRNDQLVGWCLRHGMRIRMVTTLMTVGLYNEPFGAYLPSILY, encoded by the coding sequence ATGTCGACGTTCCTGCCGCCGGAGCACGAGCTGCCCGGCCACGCCACCAAAGCCGTGCTGCGGCCGGGCGTTCCCGTCGACGCCGAGGTGTGCGGCCGGGTCTGCTACCAGGCCTTCGCCACGCTGGCCGACCGGCACGGGTTCCCCGCCGACTTCCCGTCGCCGGAGGTCGCGGTGGCCGCGGTCGCGGCGCTGCTGGCGCACCCCGGCATCTACTCGGTGGTGGCCGAGCTGGACGGGCGGGTCGTCGGGAGCAACTTCCTGGACGAGCGTTCGGCCGTCGCCGGTGTGGGGCCGGTGACCGTGGCGCAGAACGTGCAGGACGCCGGTGTCGGCAGGGCGCTGATGGTCGACGTGATGCGGCGTGCCGAGCAGCGCGGCTTCCCGGGTGTGCGGCTCCTGCAGGCGGCCTACCACAACCGTTCGCTGAGCCTGTACGCCAAGCTCGGTTTCCAGATCCGCGAAACGGTGCTCAACATGCAGGGAGAGCCGCCAGGCGGCGCACCCCTCGGCCATTTCGTGCGCCGCGCGACGACCGAGGACCTCCGCGAGTGCAACCGCGTGTGCCGCGCCGTGCACGGCCACGACCGGGCGGGCGAGCTGCGCGACGCGGTGGCGCACGGGGCCGCCAGGGTGGTCGAGCACGACGGGCGGATCACCGGCTACACGACGAACGTGGGCTTCTTCGGCCACTCCGTCGCCATGACGAACGAGGGGCTGGAGGCCCTCATCGCCACCGCGGACGAGTTCTCCGGTCCCGGGCTCCTGGTGCCCGGCCGCAACGACCAGCTCGTCGGCTGGTGCCTTCGCCACGGCATGCGCATCCGGATGGTGACGACGCTGATGACGGTGGGCCTCTACAACGAGCCCTTCGGCGCCTACCTCCCCTCCATCCTGTACTAG
- a CDS encoding adenosine deaminase, whose translation MPKAELHLHIEGTLEPELVFACARRNGVQLPFADVEELRRRYVFDDLQSFLDLYYLAMGVLRTERDFTELADAYLARAREQGVRHAEIFFDPQAHVSRGVPLEVVLDGLEASLSTAPERFGISTRLIACFLRDRGPREAMETWEALEPHTARLHGVGLDSAEVGHPPDAFEPVFARARQAGLHLVAHAGEEGPPDYIWQALDVLGVERVDHGIRAIEDPALLARLARDRTPLTVCPLSNVRLRCVPSLAEHRLPELVDAGLLVTINSDDPAYFGGYVDDNFQALKRELGFGDDVLRELAANSFRASFVEEDERARLLGEL comes from the coding sequence TTGCCCAAGGCCGAACTCCATCTCCACATCGAGGGGACGCTGGAACCCGAGCTGGTCTTCGCCTGCGCTCGCCGCAACGGGGTGCAGCTGCCGTTCGCCGACGTGGAGGAGCTGCGCCGCCGCTACGTCTTCGACGACCTCCAGTCGTTCCTCGACCTCTACTACCTGGCGATGGGTGTGCTGCGGACGGAGCGCGACTTCACCGAGCTCGCCGACGCCTACCTGGCCAGGGCCCGCGAGCAGGGCGTCCGGCACGCCGAGATCTTCTTCGACCCGCAGGCGCACGTGTCCAGGGGAGTGCCGCTGGAGGTGGTGCTCGACGGCCTGGAGGCGTCGCTGTCCACCGCGCCCGAGCGGTTCGGGATCAGCACCCGGCTGATCGCCTGCTTCCTGCGCGACCGCGGTCCCCGGGAGGCGATGGAGACCTGGGAGGCGCTGGAGCCGCACACCGCCCGCCTGCACGGCGTCGGGCTGGACTCCGCCGAGGTCGGCCACCCGCCGGACGCCTTCGAGCCGGTGTTCGCGCGCGCCCGCCAGGCGGGCCTGCACCTGGTCGCGCACGCGGGGGAGGAGGGCCCGCCGGACTACATCTGGCAGGCGCTCGACGTGCTCGGCGTCGAACGGGTCGACCACGGCATCCGGGCGATCGAGGACCCCGCGCTGCTCGCCCGGCTGGCCAGGGACCGCACGCCGCTGACGGTGTGCCCGCTGTCCAACGTCCGGCTGCGCTGCGTGCCGTCGCTGGCCGAGCACCGCCTGCCGGAGCTGGTCGACGCCGGTTTGCTGGTGACGATCAACTCCGACGACCCCGCCTACTTCGGCGGCTACGTCGACGACAACTTCCAGGCGCTCAAGCGGGAGCTGGGCTTCGGCGACGACGTCCTGCGCGAGCTGGCGGCGAACTCCTTCCGGGCCTCGTTCGTCGAGGAGGACGAGCGGGCTCGGTTGCTGGGCGAGCTCTGA
- a CDS encoding YbdD/YjiX family protein, whose translation MTALTRLHRSFRAAWQVVRGVVGETAYERYVEHQRAHHPGEPVLAEREFWRRHVDRGDTNPGSRCC comes from the coding sequence GTGACAGCCCTGACCAGGCTGCACCGGTCCTTCCGGGCGGCGTGGCAGGTCGTGCGCGGGGTGGTCGGCGAGACCGCCTACGAGCGCTACGTCGAGCACCAGCGGGCCCACCACCCGGGCGAGCCGGTGCTGGCGGAGCGGGAGTTCTGGCGCCGCCACGTCGACCGCGGAGACACCAACCCCGGCTCCCGCTGCTGCTGA
- a CDS encoding carbon starvation CstA family protein translates to MSPKEMAVWALVAIVGAIAWGIIALLRGEEISAAWLVFAALASYAIGYRFYARFISYRVLRVDDTRATPAERMNNGIDFHPTDRRVLFGHHFAAIAGAGPLVGPVLAAQMGYLPGTIWIILGVIFAGAVQDMVVLFFSTRRNGRSLGQMAREEIGPVGGIAALIAVLAIMIILLAVLALVVVGALKGSPWGTFSIGMTIPIALFMGFYLRYLRPGRIIETSVIGVALLLLSIVGGGWVAESGLADTFTLTGNQLTFALIIYGFVASVLPVWMLLAPRDYLSTFMKVGVVVMLAASILIAWPMMKTEAVTDFALNAQGPVFSGALFPFVFITIACGALSGFHALVSSGTTPKMLEKESQVRVIGYGGMLTESFVAIMALAAACIIDPGIYFAMNMPATMLGDTLQSASQAVAGIGFQVTPEQLAAAAAAVGEESLVGRTGGAPTLAFGLSEVFSQVIGGDAMKAFWYHFAVMFEALFILTTVDAGTRVGRFMLQDTVGNVWKRFGDVSWKPGIWISSAVIVGGWGYFLWAGVNDPLGGINQLFPLFGIANQLLAAVALAVATTILIKSGRAKYAWVTLVPLAWDAIVTLTASWQKVFSDDPKIGFFAQRASYQAAIDAGQTSKGAASTVEEMHKVVLNSTVDGVLSILFAVLIVIVLVDAVRVWIKALRATGPMPSTEAPHVESKLWAPSGLIPTREERRIQQEPEQEKAGAGT, encoded by the coding sequence ATGAGCCCCAAGGAGATGGCGGTCTGGGCGCTCGTGGCGATCGTCGGCGCGATCGCCTGGGGCATCATCGCCCTCCTGCGGGGTGAGGAGATATCGGCGGCCTGGCTGGTGTTCGCCGCACTGGCCTCCTACGCGATCGGCTACCGCTTCTACGCGCGGTTCATCTCCTACCGCGTGCTGCGGGTCGACGACACGCGGGCCACCCCGGCCGAGCGCATGAACAACGGCATCGACTTCCACCCGACCGACCGCCGGGTGCTCTTCGGCCACCACTTCGCGGCCATCGCGGGCGCGGGCCCGCTGGTGGGTCCGGTGCTGGCGGCTCAGATGGGCTACCTGCCGGGCACGATCTGGATCATCCTCGGCGTCATCTTCGCCGGTGCGGTCCAGGACATGGTGGTGCTGTTCTTCTCCACCCGCCGCAACGGCCGCAGCCTCGGCCAGATGGCGCGGGAGGAGATCGGCCCGGTGGGCGGCATCGCGGCCCTGATCGCGGTGCTGGCCATCATGATCATCCTGCTGGCGGTGCTGGCGCTGGTGGTCGTGGGCGCGCTGAAGGGCTCGCCGTGGGGCACCTTCTCCATCGGCATGACGATCCCGATCGCGCTGTTCATGGGCTTCTACCTGCGCTACCTGCGGCCCGGGCGGATCATCGAGACCTCGGTCATCGGCGTGGCGCTCCTGCTGCTGAGCATCGTCGGCGGCGGCTGGGTGGCCGAGTCCGGCCTGGCCGACACGTTCACCCTCACCGGCAACCAGCTCACCTTCGCGCTGATCATCTACGGCTTCGTCGCCTCGGTGCTGCCGGTGTGGATGCTGCTGGCCCCGCGCGACTACCTCAGCACCTTCATGAAGGTCGGCGTCGTGGTGATGCTGGCGGCGTCGATCCTCATCGCCTGGCCGATGATGAAGACCGAGGCGGTCACCGACTTCGCGCTCAACGCCCAGGGCCCGGTGTTCTCCGGCGCGCTGTTCCCGTTCGTGTTCATCACGATCGCCTGCGGTGCGCTCTCCGGCTTCCACGCGCTGGTCTCCTCCGGGACCACGCCCAAGATGCTGGAGAAGGAGTCGCAGGTCCGGGTCATCGGCTACGGCGGGATGCTCACCGAGTCGTTCGTGGCGATCATGGCGCTGGCCGCGGCCTGCATCATCGATCCGGGCATCTACTTCGCGATGAACATGCCGGCGACCATGCTCGGCGACACCCTCCAGTCGGCCTCGCAGGCGGTGGCCGGGATCGGCTTCCAGGTCACCCCCGAACAGCTCGCGGCGGCGGCAGCGGCCGTGGGCGAGGAGAGCCTGGTGGGCCGCACCGGCGGCGCCCCCACCCTCGCCTTCGGCCTGTCGGAGGTGTTCTCGCAGGTCATCGGCGGGGACGCGATGAAGGCGTTCTGGTACCACTTCGCGGTCATGTTCGAGGCGCTGTTCATCCTGACCACGGTCGACGCCGGTACCCGGGTCGGGCGGTTCATGCTCCAGGACACCGTCGGCAACGTCTGGAAGCGCTTCGGCGACGTGAGCTGGAAGCCCGGCATCTGGATCTCCAGCGCGGTCATCGTCGGCGGCTGGGGCTACTTCCTGTGGGCCGGCGTCAACGACCCGCTGGGTGGCATCAACCAGCTCTTCCCGCTGTTCGGCATCGCCAACCAGCTGCTGGCGGCGGTCGCGCTGGCGGTGGCCACCACGATCCTGATCAAGTCCGGCCGCGCCAAGTACGCGTGGGTCACCCTCGTGCCGCTGGCGTGGGACGCGATCGTGACGCTGACGGCGAGCTGGCAGAAGGTCTTCTCCGACGACCCCAAGATCGGCTTCTTCGCGCAGCGGGCGTCCTACCAGGCGGCCATCGACGCGGGGCAGACGAGCAAGGGCGCGGCGAGCACGGTCGAGGAGATGCACAAGGTGGTGCTCAACTCGACGGTGGACGGCGTGCTCAGCATCCTGTTCGCGGTGCTGATCGTCATCGTGCTGGTCGACGCCGTGCGGGTGTGGATCAAGGCGCTGCGGGCGACCGGGCCGATGCCCAGCACCGAGGCGCCCCACGTCGAGTCGAAGCTGTGGGCGCCCTCCGGGCTCATCCCGACCCGCGAGGAGCGCCGCATCCAGCAGGAGCCGGAGCAGGAGAAGGCCGGGGCGGGCACGTGA
- a CDS encoding SigE family RNA polymerase sigma factor yields the protein MTVSIALPATAWTDGGLAAMDDLTARLTELYQENYRQLLRIAVLLVDDRASAEDIVQDAFVRVFDSRSRLRDPDKALAFLRQAVLNRARSILRRRMVAKKYQPRLATSDSQPDDTGRGVDRAVLAAALARLPRRQREAVVLRYYADLSEARTAELMGCSQGAVKSYCSRGVARLSDLLRERV from the coding sequence GTGACGGTTTCGATCGCATTGCCCGCGACCGCCTGGACGGACGGCGGGCTGGCCGCGATGGATGATCTGACGGCCAGGCTGACCGAGCTCTACCAGGAGAACTACCGGCAGCTGCTGCGCATCGCGGTGCTGCTGGTCGACGACCGCGCCTCGGCCGAGGACATCGTCCAGGACGCCTTCGTGCGGGTCTTCGACTCCCGCAGCAGACTGCGGGACCCGGACAAGGCGCTGGCGTTCCTGCGCCAGGCGGTGCTCAACCGGGCCCGATCGATCCTGCGCCGCCGGATGGTGGCCAAGAAGTACCAGCCGAGGCTGGCCACCAGCGACTCGCAACCCGACGACACCGGCCGGGGCGTGGACCGCGCGGTGCTGGCGGCCGCGCTGGCCCGCCTGCCGCGAAGGCAGCGCGAGGCGGTGGTGCTGCGCTACTACGCCGACCTCAGCGAGGCGCGCACCGCGGAGCTGATGGGGTGCAGCCAGGGCGCGGTGAAGTCGTACTGCTCGCGCGGCGTCGCGCGGCTTTCGGATCTGCTGCGGGAGCGGGTGTGA
- a CDS encoding DUF3145 domain-containing protein, producing the protein MTNGVVYVHSSPSAVCPHVEWAISGALGVRTELRWTAQPAAPGQLRAECNWSGEPGTGSTLVTALRAWPMLRFEVTEDPSPGIDGQRFCHVPGLGLWRACTGANGDIMVSEDQLRTLAANSRGHESFSHRVEQLLGAAWDDALEPFRRAGDGAPVTWLHRVG; encoded by the coding sequence CTGACAAACGGTGTTGTCTACGTCCACTCGTCGCCGTCCGCGGTATGTCCGCACGTCGAGTGGGCCATTTCCGGCGCGCTGGGAGTCCGGACGGAGCTCCGCTGGACAGCGCAGCCGGCAGCGCCCGGTCAGTTGCGCGCGGAATGCAACTGGTCGGGTGAGCCGGGGACCGGCTCCACTCTGGTCACCGCGCTGCGCGCGTGGCCGATGCTGCGGTTCGAGGTGACCGAGGATCCCAGCCCGGGCATCGACGGCCAGCGGTTCTGCCACGTGCCGGGGCTTGGTCTGTGGCGCGCCTGCACCGGCGCGAACGGCGACATCATGGTCAGCGAGGACCAGTTGCGCACCCTCGCGGCCAACAGCAGGGGGCACGAGTCGTTCAGCCACCGGGTGGAACAGCTCCTCGGCGCGGCGTGGGACGACGCGCTGGAACCGTTCCGCCGCGCCGGCGACGGCGCGCCGGTGACCTGGCTGCACCGCGTCGGCTGA
- a CDS encoding beta-ketoacyl-[acyl-carrier-protein] synthase family protein, whose protein sequence is MTTDVVITGLGATTPLGGDVASTWDGVINGRSGVRRLEADWIDRFDLPAKIGAPLAVEPSEVLPRVQLRRMDRCEQIAVIAAREAWADAGYELPTDDSESVDPDRLGIAIGTGIGGPVTLLQQDDLLEEHGLRKVSPLTVPMLMPNGPAAYVSLDLRARAGVHSPASACASGAEGLAKGWEMIRSGQADVVVAGGAEACIHPITIAGFAQARTLSTRNDDPEAASRPFDVDRDGFVMGEGAGVMVLESAEHARARGARIYGRLAGIGITSDAYHITGSHPDGIGQTSAIRKALRSGELSASDIGHVNAHATSTVVGDIGEANSVRKALGTDAVLTAPKGALGHLVGGAGAVESIVTVLSLRDGVIPATRNLENVDPKIELDVVADKPRHVEQTAAVNDAFGFGGHNVALAFARS, encoded by the coding sequence ATGACGACCGATGTCGTGATCACCGGGCTGGGCGCGACGACACCGCTCGGCGGTGACGTCGCGTCCACCTGGGACGGTGTGATCAACGGACGCAGCGGCGTGCGCAGGCTGGAGGCGGACTGGATCGACCGCTTCGACCTGCCCGCCAAGATCGGCGCGCCGCTGGCGGTGGAGCCGTCCGAGGTCCTGCCGCGGGTGCAGCTGCGGCGGATGGACCGCTGCGAGCAGATCGCGGTCATCGCGGCCCGTGAGGCGTGGGCCGACGCGGGCTACGAGCTGCCGACCGACGACTCGGAGTCGGTCGACCCCGACCGGCTCGGCATCGCCATCGGCACCGGCATCGGCGGGCCGGTGACGCTGTTGCAGCAGGACGACCTCCTCGAGGAGCACGGCCTGCGCAAGGTCTCGCCGCTGACCGTGCCGATGCTGATGCCCAACGGCCCGGCCGCCTACGTCAGCCTCGACCTGCGGGCCCGCGCCGGTGTGCACTCCCCCGCCTCGGCTTGCGCCTCCGGCGCCGAGGGCCTGGCCAAGGGCTGGGAGATGATCCGCTCCGGGCAGGCCGACGTGGTGGTCGCCGGTGGCGCCGAGGCGTGCATCCACCCGATCACGATCGCCGGTTTCGCCCAGGCCAGGACGCTGAGCACGCGCAACGACGACCCCGAGGCGGCCTCGCGGCCCTTCGACGTCGACCGCGACGGCTTCGTCATGGGCGAGGGCGCCGGTGTGATGGTGCTGGAGAGCGCCGAGCACGCCAGGGCGCGCGGGGCACGCATCTACGGGCGTCTGGCCGGTATCGGCATCACCTCCGACGCCTACCACATCACCGGCAGCCACCCGGACGGCATCGGGCAGACCTCCGCCATCCGGAAGGCGCTGCGCAGCGGTGAGCTGTCGGCGTCGGACATCGGCCACGTCAACGCGCACGCCACCTCCACGGTGGTCGGCGACATCGGCGAGGCCAACTCGGTGCGCAAGGCGCTGGGTACCGACGCGGTGCTGACCGCGCCCAAGGGCGCGCTCGGCCACCTGGTCGGCGGTGCCGGTGCGGTGGAGAGCATCGTGACGGTGCTGTCGCTGCGCGACGGCGTCATCCCGGCGACCCGCAACCTCGAGAACGTCGACCCCAAGATCGAGCTCGACGTCGTGGCCGACAAGCCGCGCCACGTCGAGCAGACCGCGGCGGTCAACGACGCCTTCGGCTTCGGCGGGCACAACGTCGCGCTCGCCTTCGCCCGGTCCTGA
- a CDS encoding acyl carrier protein — MSNEEITTGLAAIVEEVAGVDADDVTVDKSFVDDLDIDSLSMVEIAVQAEDKFGVKIPDDELANLKTVGDAVNYISSNA, encoded by the coding sequence GTGTCGAACGAGGAAATCACTACTGGTCTGGCCGCCATCGTCGAAGAGGTCGCCGGTGTCGACGCGGACGACGTGACCGTCGACAAGTCCTTCGTGGACGACCTGGACATCGACTCGCTGTCGATGGTCGAGATCGCCGTGCAGGCCGAGGACAAGTTCGGGGTCAAGATTCCCGACGACGAACTGGCCAACCTCAAGACCGTCGGGGATGCGGTGAACTACATCTCCTCGAACGCATGA
- a CDS encoding beta-ketoacyl-ACP synthase III translates to MTNPPTIRPAAGPPATKLLGFGSTQGNRVVTNDDLAKIVDTNDEWIRQRVGIISRRLGDEDQTVVSMAVEAGSKAIANAGLSPADVDQVIVATCTMPGQIPNAAAQVSDQIGIKAKSAYDINAACAGFVYALSAAADAVKAGSARNVLVIGSERFQEWIDWQDRANCIIFADAAGAAVVGPADTPGIGPAALGSAGDLVDTIYLREGKYIYQEGQSVFRWATTQIAPVAAQAVELAGLKLSDVDVLVPHQANLRIVEAIAKKLQSQGARDDLVLARDIVYSGNTSSASIPLAIDHMRSAGEISSGDVMLLVGFGAGLSYAGQVAVCP, encoded by the coding sequence GTGACCAACCCGCCGACGATCCGGCCGGCAGCCGGGCCCCCCGCCACGAAGCTGCTCGGTTTCGGCAGCACGCAGGGCAACCGGGTGGTCACCAACGACGACCTCGCAAAGATCGTCGACACCAACGACGAGTGGATCCGCCAGCGGGTCGGCATCATCAGCCGCCGGCTCGGCGACGAAGACCAGACCGTCGTCTCGATGGCCGTGGAGGCCGGTTCGAAGGCGATCGCCAACGCCGGGCTCTCCCCCGCCGACGTGGACCAGGTGATCGTGGCCACCTGCACGATGCCCGGCCAGATCCCCAACGCGGCCGCCCAGGTCTCCGACCAGATCGGCATCAAGGCCAAGAGCGCCTACGACATCAACGCCGCCTGCGCGGGCTTCGTCTACGCGCTGTCGGCCGCCGCCGACGCGGTCAAGGCCGGTTCGGCGCGCAACGTGCTGGTGATCGGCTCGGAGCGGTTCCAGGAGTGGATCGACTGGCAGGACCGCGCCAACTGCATCATCTTCGCCGACGCCGCGGGTGCGGCGGTGGTCGGTCCGGCCGACACCCCGGGCATCGGCCCGGCCGCGCTGGGCAGCGCGGGCGACCTGGTCGACACCATCTACCTGCGCGAGGGCAAGTACATCTACCAGGAGGGCCAGTCGGTCTTCCGCTGGGCGACCACCCAGATCGCGCCGGTGGCCGCGCAGGCCGTGGAGCTGGCCGGGCTGAAGCTGTCCGATGTGGACGTGCTCGTCCCGCACCAGGCGAACCTGCGCATCGTGGAGGCCATCGCCAAGAAGCTGCAGAGCCAGGGTGCGCGTGACGACCTCGTGTTGGCACGTGACATCGTCTACTCCGGCAACACCTCCTCCGCCTCCATCCCGCTCGCCATCGACCACATGCGGTCGGCGGGCGAGATCTCCAGCGGGGACGTGATGCTGCTGGTCGGCTTCGGGGCGGGGCTGTCCTACGCCGGCCAGGTCGCGGTCTGCCCCTGA
- a CDS encoding ACP S-malonyltransferase, translating to MIALLAPGQGSQAPGMLSPWLELDGVEETLASWSEVASLDLIRLGTTADADEIKDTAVTQPLVVALSLVAATELGKRVSIPAGTPVAGHSVGELAAAAVVGALSFDDAVALAAVRGREMAAACGLEPTGMTAVLGGDPEAVVAHLEQVGLDPANRNGAGQIVAAGRLPALEALAEEPPEGARVRPLAVAGAFHTRFMESAREALGVHAEKVATAEPTLPLLSNADGAFVSEPADIMRRLVAQVTSPVRWDLCMAALAERGVAATVELAPAGTLSGLVKRELKGTKAIALKTPADLDKAGELLDDSGSNT from the coding sequence GTGATCGCGCTGCTCGCACCCGGCCAGGGGTCCCAAGCCCCCGGCATGCTCAGTCCGTGGCTCGAACTCGACGGCGTCGAGGAGACCCTCGCGTCGTGGTCCGAGGTCGCGAGCCTGGACCTGATCCGGCTGGGCACCACCGCCGACGCCGACGAGATCAAGGACACCGCCGTCACCCAGCCGCTGGTCGTCGCGCTGTCGCTGGTCGCGGCCACCGAGCTCGGCAAGCGGGTGAGCATCCCCGCGGGCACCCCGGTGGCCGGGCACTCCGTCGGTGAGCTCGCCGCCGCCGCCGTGGTCGGCGCCCTCAGCTTCGACGACGCCGTGGCGCTCGCCGCGGTGCGCGGCCGCGAGATGGCCGCGGCCTGCGGCCTCGAGCCCACCGGCATGACCGCCGTGCTGGGCGGTGACCCCGAAGCCGTCGTCGCGCACCTGGAGCAGGTCGGGCTCGACCCGGCCAACCGCAACGGCGCGGGCCAGATCGTCGCCGCCGGGCGCCTTCCCGCGCTGGAGGCGCTGGCCGAGGAACCGCCGGAAGGTGCGCGCGTGCGCCCGCTGGCGGTGGCCGGTGCGTTCCACACCCGGTTCATGGAGTCCGCCCGCGAGGCGCTGGGCGTGCACGCCGAGAAGGTCGCGACCGCCGAGCCGACGCTGCCGCTGCTCTCCAACGCCGACGGCGCCTTCGTCAGCGAACCCGCCGACATCATGCGGCGGCTGGTCGCCCAGGTGACCAGCCCGGTGCGCTGGGACCTGTGCATGGCGGCGCTGGCCGAGCGCGGTGTCGCGGCCACCGTGGAGCTGGCGCCGGCCGGCACGCTGTCCGGACTGGTCAAGCGCGAGCTCAAGGGCACCAAGGCGATCGCCCTGAAGACCCCCGCCGATCTGGACAAGGCCGGCGAACTACTTGACGACTCCGGGAGCAACACGTGA
- a CDS encoding PucR family transcriptional regulator — MATERAGDGPREVSAATLRRLERASGGLATASISAMEQRLPWFRRMPADQRASVLLVTQTGVSNFVAWLQDPTEAIRLTAEAFRSAPRDLSRWVSLRQTLELVRAAIDVFERQLPELADEPDERTLLREWILRYTREIAFAAATSYAAAAEARGAWDARLEALVVDGIVRGDAEESLLSRAAALGWEPSSEATVLVGTAPSDDPPTIVYQVRSRAARVGRPVLLGVQGTRLVVVFGGPADDRTENEAASRLAEAFDDGPVVVGPTVPSLAEAHRSASDAMSALRSVVAWPTAPRPVASADLLPERALAGDPEAERQLVERIVLPLVDAGGALMETVDTYLEVGGVLENCARQLYVHPNTVRYRLRRVAELTGRTPSNPRDAHVLRVGLAVGRLAKAHGLW, encoded by the coding sequence ATGGCTACCGAACGCGCAGGTGATGGACCACGTGAGGTCTCAGCCGCCACGCTTCGCCGACTCGAACGGGCGTCGGGCGGGCTGGCGACCGCCAGCATCAGCGCGATGGAACAGCGGTTGCCGTGGTTCCGCCGGATGCCCGCCGACCAGCGCGCGAGCGTGCTGCTGGTCACCCAGACCGGCGTGTCCAACTTCGTGGCGTGGTTGCAGGACCCCACCGAGGCGATCCGGCTGACCGCCGAGGCGTTCCGCTCCGCTCCGCGCGACCTCTCCCGCTGGGTCAGCCTCCGGCAGACGCTGGAACTGGTGCGCGCCGCCATCGACGTCTTCGAGCGACAGCTGCCCGAGCTGGCCGACGAACCGGACGAGCGCACGCTGCTGCGCGAGTGGATCCTGCGCTACACCCGCGAGATCGCCTTCGCCGCCGCGACCTCCTACGCGGCGGCGGCCGAGGCGCGCGGCGCCTGGGACGCGCGGCTGGAAGCGCTGGTCGTCGACGGCATCGTCCGCGGTGACGCCGAGGAGTCGCTGCTCTCCCGCGCCGCCGCGCTCGGGTGGGAGCCCTCGTCGGAGGCGACGGTCCTGGTCGGCACGGCTCCGTCGGACGATCCGCCGACGATCGTCTACCAGGTCCGCAGCCGCGCAGCCCGCGTCGGGCGGCCGGTGCTGCTGGGTGTGCAGGGGACGCGGCTCGTCGTGGTCTTCGGCGGCCCGGCCGACGACCGCACCGAGAACGAGGCCGCCTCGCGGCTGGCCGAGGCGTTCGACGACGGTCCGGTGGTCGTCGGCCCGACGGTGCCGAGCCTGGCCGAGGCGCACCGGTCCGCATCCGACGCGATGTCGGCGCTGCGCTCGGTGGTGGCGTGGCCGACCGCGCCGCGGCCGGTGGCCTCCGCGGACCTGCTGCCGGAGCGGGCGCTGGCCGGCGACCCGGAGGCCGAGCGGCAGCTCGTCGAGCGGATCGTGCTGCCGCTGGTCGACGCGGGCGGCGCGCTGATGGAGACCGTCGACACCTACCTGGAGGTCGGCGGGGTGCTGGAGAACTGCGCCCGTCAGCTCTACGTGCACCCCAACACCGTGCGGTACCGGCTGCGCAGGGTCGCCGAGCTGACCGGCCGCACCCCGTCGAACCCGCGCGACGCGCACGTGCTGCGCGTCGGGCTGGCGGTGGGCAGGCTGGCCAAGGCCCACGGGCTCTGGTGA